A stretch of the Agromyces larvae genome encodes the following:
- a CDS encoding ABC-F family ATP-binding cassette domain-containing protein — protein sequence MLAVHDLEIRVGARLLMEHVSFRVSAGDKIGLVGRNGAGKTTLTKTLAGETLPTAGRIDRSGEIGYLPQDPRSGDPEMLARTRILDARGLGSLVIGMREASELMGSDDPAVAAKAMKKYGNLTDRFTALGGYAAEAEAASIASNLNLPDRILDQPLKTLSGGQRRRIELARILFSDADTMILDEPTNHLDADSVVWLREFLKNYKGGVIVISHDVELVGEVVNRVFYLDANRSVIDQYNMGWKHYLRQRAADEERRRKERANAEKKASALQQQAARFGAKASKAAAAHQMVARAEKLLSGLEEVRAVDRVAKLRFPTPAPCGRTPLSASDLSKSYGSLEIFTAVDLAIDRGSKVVVIGLNGAGKTTLLRILAGVDAPDTGLVEPGHGLRIGYFAQEHETLDVKRTVLQNMVSASPNLTETEARKVLGSFLFTGDDVHKPAGVLSGGEKTRLALAMIVVSGANVLLLDEPTNNLDPASRDEILDALSHFEGAVVLVSHDPGAVEALNPERVLILPDGVEDHWSAEYQELIELA from the coding sequence GTGCTCGCCGTCCACGATCTCGAGATCCGCGTCGGCGCGCGCCTGCTCATGGAGCACGTGTCCTTCCGAGTTTCCGCAGGCGACAAGATCGGCCTCGTCGGGCGCAACGGCGCCGGCAAGACCACGCTCACCAAGACCCTCGCCGGCGAGACCCTGCCGACGGCCGGCCGTATCGACCGCTCGGGTGAGATCGGCTACCTGCCGCAGGATCCGCGCAGCGGCGACCCCGAGATGCTCGCTCGCACGCGGATCCTCGACGCGCGCGGCCTGGGCTCGCTCGTGATCGGCATGCGCGAGGCATCCGAGCTGATGGGCAGCGACGACCCGGCCGTCGCAGCGAAGGCGATGAAGAAGTACGGCAACCTCACCGACCGCTTCACCGCCCTCGGCGGGTACGCCGCCGAAGCCGAGGCCGCGTCGATCGCCTCGAACCTCAACCTGCCCGACCGCATCCTCGACCAGCCGCTGAAGACCCTGTCGGGCGGTCAGCGACGACGCATCGAGCTCGCGCGCATCCTGTTCAGCGACGCCGACACGATGATCCTCGACGAGCCGACGAACCACCTCGACGCCGACTCGGTGGTCTGGCTGCGCGAGTTCCTGAAGAACTACAAGGGCGGGGTCATCGTCATCTCGCACGACGTCGAGCTCGTCGGCGAGGTCGTGAACCGGGTGTTCTACCTCGACGCGAACCGCTCGGTGATCGACCAGTACAACATGGGCTGGAAGCACTACCTGCGCCAGCGCGCCGCCGACGAGGAGCGCCGCCGCAAGGAGCGCGCCAACGCCGAGAAGAAGGCGTCGGCGCTGCAGCAGCAGGCGGCCCGCTTCGGGGCGAAGGCCTCGAAGGCGGCGGCCGCGCACCAGATGGTCGCGCGCGCCGAGAAGCTGCTGTCGGGCCTCGAGGAGGTGCGCGCGGTCGACCGGGTCGCGAAGCTGCGGTTCCCGACCCCCGCCCCGTGCGGTCGCACGCCGCTGTCCGCGAGCGACCTGTCGAAGTCGTACGGGTCGCTCGAGATCTTCACCGCCGTCGACCTCGCGATCGACCGCGGCTCGAAGGTCGTCGTGATCGGGCTGAACGGCGCCGGCAAGACCACGCTGCTGCGCATCCTCGCCGGCGTCGACGCGCCCGACACCGGCCTCGTCGAACCCGGCCACGGGCTGCGCATCGGCTACTTCGCGCAGGAGCACGAGACGCTCGACGTGAAGCGCACCGTGCTGCAGAACATGGTGTCGGCCTCGCCGAACCTCACCGAGACCGAGGCGCGCAAGGTGCTCGGCTCGTTCCTGTTCACCGGCGACGACGTGCACAAGCCCGCCGGCGTGCTCTCGGGCGGCGAGAAGACCCGGCTCGCGCTCGCGATGATCGTCGTCTCAGGGGCCAATGTGCTGCTGCTCGACGAGCCGACGAACAACCTCGACCCCGCGAGCCGCGACGAGATCCTCGACGCGCTGTCCCACTTCGAGGGCGCCGTCGTGCTCGTCTCGCACGACCCCGGTGCGGTCGAGGCGTTGAACCCCGAGCGCGTGCTGATCCTGCCCGACGGGGTGGAAGACCACTGGTCGGCCGAGTATCAGGAGCTCATCGAACTGGCCTGA
- a CDS encoding YceI family protein, translated as MTTTASTIEIPGYRAGTWVIDPTHSEVGFSIRHLMISKVKGKFERFQATFVTAEDPLESSVTASAEVASINTNEPNRDGHLRTGDFFSADEFPTIDFVSTGVRVVDGDFKVDGDLTIKGVTKPVTFDFDFGGFGGDPYGNYKAGASAKTVINREEFGLTYNAALETGGMLLGDQVTITLELQAALQQ; from the coding sequence ATGACGACCACCGCCTCGACCATCGAGATCCCCGGCTACCGCGCTGGCACCTGGGTCATCGACCCCACCCACAGCGAGGTCGGCTTCAGCATCCGACACCTCATGATCAGCAAGGTCAAGGGCAAGTTCGAGCGCTTCCAGGCCACCTTCGTCACCGCCGAGGACCCGCTCGAGTCGAGCGTCACCGCGTCGGCCGAGGTCGCCTCGATCAACACCAACGAGCCCAACCGCGACGGCCACCTCCGCACCGGCGACTTCTTCTCGGCCGACGAGTTCCCGACCATCGACTTCGTCTCGACCGGCGTGCGCGTCGTCGACGGCGACTTCAAGGTCGACGGCGACCTCACCATCAAGGGCGTCACCAAGCCGGTGACCTTCGACTTCGACTTCGGCGGCTTCGGCGGCGACCCGTACGGCAACTACAAGGCCGGCGCCAGCGCGAAGACCGTCATCAACCGCGAGGAGTTCGGCCTCACCTACAACGCCGCCCTCGAGACCGGTGGCATGCTGCTCGGCGACCAGGTCACCATCACGCTCGAGCTGCAGGCCGCGCTCCAGCAGTAA
- a CDS encoding glycoside hydrolase family 3 N-terminal domain-containing protein: MPRTRVRLLAAVVGTALAIVSGGCASAGDAITTTPSPPRSVPPSPTPTIDPLTAWVDARLESMTLEQKAASLIMGHVPGVDPAPMRAFVEQGTAGLILMGDNMPATPAELASLTAAVQVDPEARALIAIDEEGGIVTRLPWDALPGAEDLRAAPPQATQDAFAQRAALLEASGVDVNFGIVADVTDDPGSFIFERVLGTDPRSAADRVAAAVTGEHGTVASTLKHFPGHGAAPGDSHSSVPTAPLAFDDWRSGPALPFQAGVDAGAELVMTGHLVYPAIDAAPASLSPRWHEILREDLGFEGVVVTDDLLMLQHNGLPEYADPNENAVRAVAAGADLLLYALPADPAEFGISVPGLAAAIADAVRSGRLPQARLDEAAAQVLALRRTAVASDPANPE, translated from the coding sequence GTGCCACGAACCCGCGTCCGCCTCCTCGCCGCGGTCGTCGGAACCGCGCTGGCGATCGTCTCGGGCGGCTGCGCGTCCGCAGGCGACGCGATCACGACGACTCCGTCGCCGCCCAGGTCGGTGCCGCCCAGCCCCACGCCGACGATCGACCCGCTCACCGCGTGGGTCGATGCGCGGCTCGAGAGCATGACGCTGGAGCAGAAGGCGGCGAGCCTCATCATGGGCCACGTCCCGGGCGTCGACCCGGCGCCCATGCGCGCGTTCGTCGAGCAGGGCACCGCGGGGCTCATCCTCATGGGCGACAACATGCCGGCCACTCCCGCCGAACTCGCTTCGCTCACCGCGGCCGTGCAGGTCGACCCCGAGGCCCGCGCGCTCATCGCGATCGATGAGGAGGGCGGCATCGTGACCCGGCTGCCGTGGGACGCGTTGCCGGGCGCCGAGGATCTGCGTGCCGCCCCGCCTCAGGCGACGCAGGACGCGTTCGCCCAGCGTGCGGCGCTGCTCGAAGCATCCGGGGTGGATGTGAACTTCGGGATCGTCGCCGACGTGACCGACGATCCCGGCTCGTTCATCTTCGAGCGCGTGCTCGGCACCGATCCGCGTTCGGCGGCCGACCGCGTCGCCGCGGCGGTGACGGGCGAGCACGGCACAGTGGCCAGCACCCTCAAGCACTTCCCGGGCCACGGGGCGGCACCGGGCGACTCGCATTCGAGCGTGCCGACGGCACCGCTCGCGTTCGACGACTGGCGGTCGGGTCCGGCGTTGCCCTTCCAGGCCGGCGTCGACGCGGGCGCCGAGCTCGTGATGACCGGGCACCTGGTGTATCCCGCCATCGACGCCGCGCCCGCGTCGCTGTCGCCGAGGTGGCATGAGATCCTGCGCGAGGACCTCGGGTTCGAGGGCGTCGTCGTCACGGACGACCTGCTCATGCTGCAGCACAACGGGCTGCCCGAGTACGCCGATCCGAACGAGAACGCGGTGCGCGCGGTCGCGGCGGGCGCCGACCTGCTGCTCTACGCGCTGCCCGCGGATCCGGCCGAGTTCGGCATCTCGGTGCCGGGCCTGGCGGCCGCGATCGCCGATGCGGTGCGCTCGGGCCGGCTGCCGCAGGCCAGACTCGACGAGGCCGCCGCGCAGGTGCTCGCCCTGCGGCGGACCGCGGTCGCATCCGATCCGGCGAATCCGGAATAA
- a CDS encoding oxygenase MpaB family protein, translating into MPEMASRPHRAAAVLPSDEDRAVFRRHAGDATLLVGGAAAILLQLADPRVARGVSRHSGFREAPMLRLRATLEYAYAIGFGDDRAVAAVVREVNARHAPVRGRTDASEPGYSAFDADAQRWVASTLTAVALQVHERVAGPMPDRVADAIVRGYAPLAARLQAGGAGWPSTRAEFDTWWNARLARLEVGDDARRLARDLLVHAQLPAPLRLALPPVRILTAALLPPVIRDAYGFRWTPRVARTADGWFTAIAVARLLLPEPVRRIPLRISLRRVAARTG; encoded by the coding sequence ATGCCCGAGATGGCGAGTCGACCGCACCGAGCCGCGGCGGTGCTGCCCTCCGACGAGGATCGCGCCGTCTTCCGGCGGCACGCCGGCGACGCGACCCTGCTCGTCGGCGGTGCCGCGGCGATCCTGCTCCAGCTCGCCGACCCCCGGGTCGCTCGCGGGGTGAGCCGGCACAGCGGTTTCCGTGAGGCGCCGATGCTCCGGCTCCGGGCCACGCTCGAATACGCCTACGCGATCGGTTTCGGCGACGACCGCGCCGTCGCCGCGGTCGTGCGCGAGGTCAACGCTCGCCATGCTCCGGTGCGCGGACGCACGGATGCCTCGGAGCCCGGGTACAGCGCGTTCGACGCCGACGCCCAACGCTGGGTCGCCTCGACCCTCACCGCCGTCGCCCTGCAGGTGCACGAGCGCGTCGCCGGTCCGATGCCCGACCGCGTCGCGGACGCGATCGTCCGCGGCTACGCACCGCTTGCGGCACGACTCCAGGCGGGCGGTGCCGGATGGCCGTCGACGCGTGCCGAGTTCGACACCTGGTGGAACGCCCGACTCGCTCGCCTCGAGGTGGGCGACGACGCCCGACGCCTCGCTCGCGACCTGCTCGTGCACGCGCAGCTCCCCGCACCCCTGCGCCTCGCACTGCCGCCGGTGCGGATCCTCACCGCCGCACTGCTGCCGCCCGTCATCCGCGACGCGTACGGCTTCCGGTGGACGCCGCGGGTGGCCCGCACCGCCGACGGATGGTTCACCGCCATCGCCGTCGCACGGCTGCTGCTGCCCGAACCCGTGCGCCGGATCCCGCTGCGGATCTCGCTCCGGCGCGTGGCCGCGCGCACCGGATAG
- a CDS encoding Lrp/AsnC family transcriptional regulator: MTEHAHRGEPLDAVDRRIVAELSRDGRLSVRTLADLVHISRTAAHNRLQHLQQRGVITGYGAQIDRRSIGLVVSALVVVRVAEVPWEQIARQLAALPFVEKVQAVSGDMDLILTVSAPDHEQLSQAILRDIHDLPGVVSTRSHLILDEVTGSPPAQSLGTWRA, from the coding sequence ATGACCGAACACGCGCACCGGGGGGAGCCGCTCGACGCCGTCGATCGGCGCATCGTCGCGGAACTGAGCCGCGACGGCAGGTTGTCGGTGCGCACGCTCGCCGACCTCGTGCACATCTCGCGCACCGCGGCGCACAACCGCTTGCAGCACCTGCAGCAACGCGGCGTGATCACCGGGTACGGCGCCCAGATCGACCGCCGATCGATCGGGCTCGTGGTCTCGGCCCTCGTCGTGGTTCGGGTCGCCGAGGTGCCGTGGGAGCAGATCGCCCGTCAGCTCGCCGCGCTGCCCTTCGTCGAGAAGGTGCAGGCGGTCTCGGGCGACATGGACCTCATCCTGACCGTGAGCGCCCCCGACCACGAGCAATTGAGTCAGGCGATTCTGCGCGACATCCACGACCTGCCCGGTGTGGTGTCGACCAGGTCGCACCTCATCCTCGACGAGGTGACCGGATCACCGCCCGCGCAGTCGCTCGGAACCTGGCGCGCTTAG